In a genomic window of Narcine bancroftii isolate sNarBan1 chromosome 7, sNarBan1.hap1, whole genome shotgun sequence:
- the LOC138738387 gene encoding F-box only protein 40-like isoform X2: MIRNRSLASRLHVHCERCYSRHCKKSFEPSVSCLVISCPSKCGAVFHQCKEDEHSVLCPLEYVPCINSAFGCPFSMARYKLSKHLRICPASIVCCSMQWNRWPAHEDDVTLMNNVVKESLNPENLELSTAMRDQRIVFNAVRMVELFPELAEIVDENDLDSEETGAIGGSLVGSACLEGNDLKTGSEMHQNGIDNICTNAVDMVELIQEEKTAESEEGINFAQYCSWESIFSKDKGGCRTEETKQKVINKSEKENSGHKKKNMTESKTNSSDSTLLTAIEESGEAPWQEGVLDRLESRMDRKHFNMYLLHHGSMLIRFGQMSACTPKEKDFVYGNLEAQEVRTVNTFKVPTSYRINREHFGDYSLRKVKKETKSVDTSDLETVSHQNDEITISLLCYLEKMLKGHSISETKTTDRLVTDVATQTYSFPSAPFGHDVVLADVAAEKASCLYLQLQTECITKRYSKSTSVFTFMCHHFLRRDEFSSHFRNVHADIQSSLNGWMVQKCPLAYLGCTYSQQRFRPSTQKAKIIYNQQQSAFAIKPDVSPFLCQNCNGGTNEWGKRKNLLSLTRLPSEILRHIASFLDSYSLTQLSQVSVLLHEISSSLLQERGMVHLVWEKKNYSHGSFSWRARKRKWQFSSFFSTIEDWNFNDNPSMAEHLKTCSYYVTECYRLQATVTEADF, translated from the exons ATG ATCAGAAATAGAAGTTTAGCTTCTCGATTGCATGTGCATTGTGAAAGATGTTACAGTCGTCACTGTAAAAAGTCGTTTGAACCTTCAGTTTCTTGTTTGGTGATCAGTTGTCCTTCCAAGTGTGGTGCTGTTTTTCACCAGTGTAAGGAGGATGAGCACTCAGTATTGTGTCCTCTGGAATATGTTCCCTGCATTAACTCAGCCTTTGGCTGCCCCTTTTCCATGGCACGTTACAAGCTTTCCAAACACCTTCGTATCTGTCCTGCAAGCATTGTGTGTTGCTCAATGCAATGGAATCGCTGGCCAGCTCATGAAGATGATGTAACATTAATGAACAACGTGGTCAAAGAATCCTTGAATCCAGAGAATTTGGAGTTGAGCACTGCAATGAGGGATCAAAGAATAGTTTTCAATGCAGTGAGGATGGTTGAACTTTTTCCAGAGCTGGCAGAGATTGTTGATGAGAATGATTTGGATTCAGAAGAAACAGGGGCAATAGGAGGATCGCTTGTGGGTTCAGCATGTTTGGAAGGCAATGATCTCAAAACAGGATCTGAAATGCATCAAAATGGAATTGACAATATTTGTACTAATGCAGTAGACATGGTTGAACTAATTCAGGAAGAAAAAACAGcagaatctgaggaagggatcaATTTTGCACAGTATTGTTCTTGGGAGAGCATTTTCAGTAAGGATAAAGGGGGCTGTAGGACTGAAGAGACAAAGCAAAAAGTTATAAATAAGAGTGAGAAAGAAAACAGTGGACATAAGAAGAAAAATATGACTGAAAGTAAAACCAATTCATCAGATTCAACTTTGTTAACAGCAATAGAAGAGTCAGGTGAAGCTCCTTGGCAAGAAGGTGTGCTGGATAGACTAGAATCTCGAATGGATAGAAAACATTTCAATATGTATTTGTTACATCATGGCAGTATGCTTATTCGATTCGGTCAGATGAGTGCATGTACACCCAAAGAGAAAGATTTTGTTTACGGAAATCTGGAGGCCCAGGAAGTTAGAACTGTCAATACGTTTAAGGTTCCAACTAGTTACCGAATCAATCGTGAACATTTTGGAGACTATTCACTACGGAAAGTAAAAAAGGAAACCAAATCAGTGGACACTTCTGACCTGGAAACAGTGAGTCATCAAAATGATGAAATAACTATTTCATTGCTTTGTTATTTGGAAAAGATGCTAAAAGGCCACAGCATATCAGAAACAAAGACCACTGATCGACTAGTAACAGACGTTGCAACTCAGACTTATTcttttccctctgctccttttggCCACGATGTGGTTTTAGCTGATGTCGCAGCAGAGAAAGCCTCTTGCCTCTATTTGCAACTTCAGACAGAGTGCATCACAAAAAGATACAGCAAATCAACTTCTGTCTTCACATTTATGTGCCACCACTTTTTGAGACGAGATGAGTTTTCATCACACTTTAGGAATGTACATGCTGATATTCAGTCATCCTTGAATGGATGGATGGTACAGAAATGTCCTTTAGCTTATCTCGGCTGTACCTACTCTCAACAGAGATTCCGTCCCTCCACACAGAAGGCAAAGATTATCTACAATCAACAACAAAGTGCATTTGCAATTAAACCAGATGTTTCTCCATTTTTGTGTCAGAACTGCAATGGGGGTACTAATGAATGGGGAAAAAGGAAGAATTTATTAAGTCTAACTCGTCTTCCATCAGAGATACTGAGGCACATTGCAAGCTTCTTGGACAGCTATAGCCTCACACAGTTATCTCAAGTGTCTGTATTGCTGCATGAGATCTCCTCTAGTTTACTACAAGAGCGTGGCATGGTCCATCTTGTCTGGGAAAAGAAAAATTACTCTCACGGAAGTTTTTCTTGGAGAGCTCGAAAAAGG AAGTGGCAATTCAGCTCTTTCTTTTCCACAATTGAAGACTGGAATTTTAATGACAACCCCAGCATGGCAGAACATCTGAAAACCTGTTCATACTATGTGACAGAGT GCTACAGGCTCCAGGCTACAGTTACTGAGGCAGATTTTTAG
- the LOC138738387 gene encoding F-box only protein 40-like isoform X1 — protein MIRNRSLASRLHVHCERCYSRHCKKSFEPSVSCLVISCPSKCGAVFHQCKEDEHSVLCPLEYVPCINSAFGCPFSMARYKLSKHLRICPASIVCCSMQWNRWPAHEDDVTLMNNVVKESLNPENLELSTAMRDQRIVFNAVRMVELFPELAEIVDENDLDSEETGAIGGSLVGSACLEGNDLKTGSEMHQNGIDNICTNAVDMVELIQEEKTAESEEGINFAQYCSWESIFSKDKGGCRTEETKQKVINKSEKENSGHKKKNMTESKTNSSDSTLLTAIEESGEAPWQEGVLDRLESRMDRKHFNMYLLHHGSMLIRFGQMSACTPKEKDFVYGNLEAQEVRTVNTFKVPTSYRINREHFGDYSLRKVKKETKSVDTSDLETVSHQNDEITISLLCYLEKMLKGHSISETKTTDRLVTDVATQTYSFPSAPFGHDVVLADVAAEKASCLYLQLQTECITKRYSKSTSVFTFMCHHFLRRDEFSSHFRNVHADIQSSLNGWMVQKCPLAYLGCTYSQQRFRPSTQKAKIIYNQQQSAFAIKPDVSPFLCQNCNGGTNEWGKRKNLLSLTRLPSEILRHIASFLDSYSLTQLSQVSVLLHEISSSLLQERGMVHLVWEKKNYSHGSFSWRARKRKWQFSSFFSTIEDWNFNDNPSMAEHLKTCSYYVTECRSKPVPLISMCRTQKSEEKSLIHIFNRKKTLNRFSHLTA, from the exons ATG ATCAGAAATAGAAGTTTAGCTTCTCGATTGCATGTGCATTGTGAAAGATGTTACAGTCGTCACTGTAAAAAGTCGTTTGAACCTTCAGTTTCTTGTTTGGTGATCAGTTGTCCTTCCAAGTGTGGTGCTGTTTTTCACCAGTGTAAGGAGGATGAGCACTCAGTATTGTGTCCTCTGGAATATGTTCCCTGCATTAACTCAGCCTTTGGCTGCCCCTTTTCCATGGCACGTTACAAGCTTTCCAAACACCTTCGTATCTGTCCTGCAAGCATTGTGTGTTGCTCAATGCAATGGAATCGCTGGCCAGCTCATGAAGATGATGTAACATTAATGAACAACGTGGTCAAAGAATCCTTGAATCCAGAGAATTTGGAGTTGAGCACTGCAATGAGGGATCAAAGAATAGTTTTCAATGCAGTGAGGATGGTTGAACTTTTTCCAGAGCTGGCAGAGATTGTTGATGAGAATGATTTGGATTCAGAAGAAACAGGGGCAATAGGAGGATCGCTTGTGGGTTCAGCATGTTTGGAAGGCAATGATCTCAAAACAGGATCTGAAATGCATCAAAATGGAATTGACAATATTTGTACTAATGCAGTAGACATGGTTGAACTAATTCAGGAAGAAAAAACAGcagaatctgaggaagggatcaATTTTGCACAGTATTGTTCTTGGGAGAGCATTTTCAGTAAGGATAAAGGGGGCTGTAGGACTGAAGAGACAAAGCAAAAAGTTATAAATAAGAGTGAGAAAGAAAACAGTGGACATAAGAAGAAAAATATGACTGAAAGTAAAACCAATTCATCAGATTCAACTTTGTTAACAGCAATAGAAGAGTCAGGTGAAGCTCCTTGGCAAGAAGGTGTGCTGGATAGACTAGAATCTCGAATGGATAGAAAACATTTCAATATGTATTTGTTACATCATGGCAGTATGCTTATTCGATTCGGTCAGATGAGTGCATGTACACCCAAAGAGAAAGATTTTGTTTACGGAAATCTGGAGGCCCAGGAAGTTAGAACTGTCAATACGTTTAAGGTTCCAACTAGTTACCGAATCAATCGTGAACATTTTGGAGACTATTCACTACGGAAAGTAAAAAAGGAAACCAAATCAGTGGACACTTCTGACCTGGAAACAGTGAGTCATCAAAATGATGAAATAACTATTTCATTGCTTTGTTATTTGGAAAAGATGCTAAAAGGCCACAGCATATCAGAAACAAAGACCACTGATCGACTAGTAACAGACGTTGCAACTCAGACTTATTcttttccctctgctccttttggCCACGATGTGGTTTTAGCTGATGTCGCAGCAGAGAAAGCCTCTTGCCTCTATTTGCAACTTCAGACAGAGTGCATCACAAAAAGATACAGCAAATCAACTTCTGTCTTCACATTTATGTGCCACCACTTTTTGAGACGAGATGAGTTTTCATCACACTTTAGGAATGTACATGCTGATATTCAGTCATCCTTGAATGGATGGATGGTACAGAAATGTCCTTTAGCTTATCTCGGCTGTACCTACTCTCAACAGAGATTCCGTCCCTCCACACAGAAGGCAAAGATTATCTACAATCAACAACAAAGTGCATTTGCAATTAAACCAGATGTTTCTCCATTTTTGTGTCAGAACTGCAATGGGGGTACTAATGAATGGGGAAAAAGGAAGAATTTATTAAGTCTAACTCGTCTTCCATCAGAGATACTGAGGCACATTGCAAGCTTCTTGGACAGCTATAGCCTCACACAGTTATCTCAAGTGTCTGTATTGCTGCATGAGATCTCCTCTAGTTTACTACAAGAGCGTGGCATGGTCCATCTTGTCTGGGAAAAGAAAAATTACTCTCACGGAAGTTTTTCTTGGAGAGCTCGAAAAAGG AAGTGGCAATTCAGCTCTTTCTTTTCCACAATTGAAGACTGGAATTTTAATGACAACCCCAGCATGGCAGAACATCTGAAAACCTGTTCATACTATGTGACAGAGTGTAGGTCAAAGCCCGTGCCTCTCATCAGCATGTGTAGGACTCAGAAATCAGAAGAGAAGAGTCTTATTCATATTTTTAATaggaaaaaaacattaaataGATTTTCCCATCTGACTGCATGA